The sequence AACATCACACAAAACAGTGGAACAGGACTAACAACCATCGGATCCAACACAATCATACAAAACAACAACCTACAAAACAACACCGGATACGGAATCGACACCAACGGACAAAACAACACACTAACACAAAACCAAATCACAAATAACGGAGCAGCCGGAATACAAATTAATGGTATGAATAACATCATCAACAACAATATAATCGCTAAAAACGGATACAGTCCACCTTATAGATGGAATAAAGGAGGAATATGTTTAATAAGTGGTAACCAAAGCGTTATTAATAATTTAATTGCTGAGAACACCGATGGAATTACAATTTCTACCTCAAACAACACCATAAAACAAAATACGTTCATCAACAACAACATAGGACTGACCCTAAGCTCAACAAATAACACAGTAACCTTAAATAATATTTCAAACGGTGCTACAGGAGTTTCCATAAGTACAAATGAAAATTTCTACAATAACACTATCTTTAATTGTACTACTGGAGTCTCACTGATTTCAGCACGCATTTCAGGAAATACAATTATGAATTGTAGCACTGGAATTTCCTTAACCACACCAAACAACAAGGTTTCTAAAAATACAATTACAAATAACGCCGTAGGAGTCTATATAGGATCCACCAATAACCAAGTTTCCGAAAACGAAATAAAAGGAAATCAAGAAGGAATACGTGTTTATAGAACTTCAAATAATTTAATTTCTGAAAATAATATAACTAAAAATGTTATTGGGCTAAGAATCGTTTCTGCAACAAAAAATAATATTGTTAACAATGAAATCCTTAACAATTCTTTAAATGGATGTTTAATAGAATCATCATACTCTAACTTACTGTTTGAGAACACATTGAGATTTAATAAAAATGGACTATCCTCCATCTCATCCGTGAGTTTAGTTTTAAATAGCTTAATTTTAAACAATCTCGAAAATGATATTTCAATGAATAATTCCAAAGCAGATATTGCATATTCAACATATGATGAAACTAAAACGACTTTTAGTAATAACTCCATCATAACTCCAACTTGGGAATTTTATGTCGTTGTTTTAGACAAAAACAGAAATCAAGTAGAAAATGCTTCAATAACAATCAAAAATAATAATGGAACTATAATAGGTCAGGGTATCACTAATTCACATGGTTTGTTCAAACTAGATAATGCTGCATGGTATAATCGTACAGAAAATTCTTCACAAGCCCCTTATAAAATATCGGTCATATTAAATGGGAAAGAATACTGCTTTGAAAATAATATAACACAAAGAGCAGTAGGATATCCTGCGGGCCCATTAGAATGTTTGTTACCAGTTATTGATCCAGCACATGCAACATTGCCAGATGGAGATGGAGATGGAGATGGAGATGGAGATGGAGATGGAGATGGAGATGGAGATGGAGATGGAGATGGAGATGGAGATGGAGATGGAGATGGAGATGGAGACCAGTATCCACCAATATATAAAGAAATATATCAAAAATATGTGGAGACTGCAAAGAACCATATAGAACTCTATGTTTCATTACCACCATTAGATATCAATTCACAGACTTATGTAAGATTTGGCCAATCTGTTGAACAACCAGTTTACATAACAAACTTGGGCACTATAGATACTGGACAGCTACTTATCTACATAAAAATGGAACAAAACGACCAATTCTTTAATATAACTGGAGTAAGATTAATTTCAACTATAAAATCAGGGAATACAACCGAAAAAGCATATAAATACTTACTAACTCAAGAAGAAATGTCAAAAATGGTTTCAAAAGAGGAACCTGCAACTATTGCATTACCAAATATTGCTCCGGGATCATGCATTGAGCTCTCAGTAACAATACAAGCAGGACCCCTACCGGCAGACATACCACCTAGACAAGTTTATACAAAAACAGAATCTCTTAAAGTTTCAATTTTTGGTACGGAAGACACACAAGTATACCAGTCAGGTTTAGAGTTCAGACAAAAATTAAATGGAAGTGAATGGACACCTATTGGAAAATCATATAAAGGAAATACCTCTTTTTATAATGATCTTCAAATAAGCAATTCCATAAAAGTACTAACAGCAGCAATTTCAGAACGATTTCCTCCTTTTAAAATAATAGAATTAGCATTCGATCTAAATGAATCTAGAAAAAATGCTGAATTCGGTGGACAAATTTACAATCGAACAATAATAGTCAATACAGTTTATGTCGATGAAGCCGGTAGAATACAGCCCATAACCATACGTAGAGATCTAATGGACAACGAAACTATCCCGTCAGACTTAAATTATGAGTTTAGGTATGAGTTAAAGTATGGATTAGATGCTCAAATTAGATTTGCAAGAGAAGATAGTGTAAAAATAACTGCAATAGGTTCAAGAGACCCTAATAATAAAATAGGAATTGGCGGTGAAGGTGATCAAGGATTTATACCTTATATACAAACAATCCCATATATAATAAATTTTGAAAATATGGAAAATGCTTCAGCACCTGCACAGAAAGTCGTAATTCTGGATCAGTTGGATGAAAACTTTGATTGGAGAACATTCAAATTTGGGAATATAAAAATTGGTAATCAAACCATACCCTCTTGGCAAGATTTAGTTGATTTACGACCATACCAAAATTTAATAGTAAAAATTAATCGAACTATAGATTATGAAACAGGACTAGTTAAATGGGAATTTATTTCAATAGATCCAGATACGGGTTTAATGACAACCAAGCCTCTAGCTGGATTTTTACCACCCAATATTATCCAACCTGAGGGAGAAGGGGCTGTAAGGTACACTATTCAACCAAAATTAAATCTAACCTCCGGAACAACATTGAAAAACAAGGCTTGGATAATATTTGACAACAATGACCCAATAGAAACCAATGAAGTCATAAACACAATAGATGATGAAAAACCAACAAGTAATGTAATTCAACTCCCAGGGAATACTAATCAGACAGATTTTGAAGTTTCATGGATTGGAAACGATAATAATGGATCTGGAATATCCAAATATACAATATATGTTTCAGATAATAATGGATCATACAACATTTGGTTAGAAACCAATGAAACTTTCGCGACATATAATGGAACTTTAGGTCATACATATAAATTCTTTAGTATAGCAGAAGACAACGTAGTTAACACAGAGTTAGCTCCAAGAGAACCAGATGCAATGACCACCATAATAACCAATCTAGCACCAATGGCCCACCTATTAGAATCTTATTTAGGAGAAGAAGGTTCAGAAATAACCTTTAATGCATCTACATCATGTGATCCAGATGGAGATAACCTTACATACCGCTGGGACTTTGATAATGACGGAATCTGGGATACTGAGTGGCTAACTAATTCAATAATTACTCATAAGTGGGTTGATGACTGGATGGGAATAGTTAAATTGGAAGTTAATGATGGAAATTTAACCAATTCAACTACTACCCAAGTAACAGTTGACAATGCAGCCCCTATTGTAAACGCAGCAGAAAACATTACAATCAATGAAGGAGACACCACACAATTCAACGCCACCTACACCGACCCAGGAACACTAGACACACACACCATAACCTGGAACTTCGGAGACGGAACAACCACCACCAACACACTAAACCCAACACACACCTACCAAGACAACGGAAACTACACAACAACACTAACAATAACCGACAACAACGGAGCAACCACAACCAAAACACTAACAATAACCGTAAACAACCTACCACCAATCGTAAACCCCGGAACAAACAAAACCATAAATGAAGGAGACACCACACAATTCAACGCCACCTACACCGACCCAGGAATACTAGACACACACACCATAACCTGGAACTTCGGAGACGGGACAACCACCACCAACACACTAAACCCAACACACACCTACCAAGACAACGGAAACTACACAACAACACTAACAATAACCGACAATGACAATGCAACAACTACAAAAACATTAAAAATAACGGTGAATAATGTTCTTCCTACAGTTAATGCTGGTTTAGATCAGAGCACAATAGTTGGAAATCAAGTCAATTTCAGTGGTAAATTCACGGATCCTGGAGTTTTAGACACACACACCATAACCTGGAACTTCGGAGACGGAACAACCACCACCGGAACACTAAACCCAATACATAAGTACTCCAATAAAGGCAATTACACTGTTAAATTAACCGTGACTGATAACAGCGGCGAGAACAGCACAGATACGTTACTCGTCTCAGTTAAACCAATTTCAGTGAATTTAGTTATTGATCCAGATACCATAAACATGAAAAGTAATGGAAAATGGGTCACAGCATATATAACTCTACCTTCTAGCTACAGTGCAAATAATATTGATGTTAACAGCATCAAGTTGTCTTATGGAAATAAAAGTGTTTCTGCTTCTAAATACAAGGTTAAAAATGGAATTTTAGTGGTTAAGTTTGAAAAAGATAAGATTAAAAACTTATTTTCAAATTCAATAACCAATGCTACCGTTTCGGTCACGGGAAAAATACTCTCCAATGACCAATACCTTGAATTTGAGGGATCCGATGATGTAACTATTAAACAAAATGGATCTTGTCAGAACATTTGGGAAAAGTGGATCAACTTTTTGTACTCCATTATTTTTAGAAAATGTTTAGATGACTTTTAAACATTTTCACTTTTTTATTTTTTAATATCCAAAAATACTAGTTTTAGAATAATTAAAACATAATAGATAATATGATATCTATTATGGAATCCAAAAAAATCCACCCCACTACAAAAATATTTCCGGGTTCACACATCATAGGAAATGTTAAAATAGGCCAAGATTCTTCATTATGGTACAATGCAGTCATAAGAGGAGATATTGAATCTATAATCATAGGCAATTTTTCTAATGTTCAGGATAATTGCGTGGTTCATTCTTCCAGAGAATATTCAGTAGAAGTAGGAGATTATGTTTCCATAGGCCATGGTGCAGTTGTGCATGGCTGCAAATTAGGTGACAATGTCTTGGTGGGCATGAATGCTACCATATTAAATGGAGCTGAAATTGGAGAAAATTCCATCATTGGTGCGGGAGCGGTGGTGACAGAAGGTAAAAAATTCCCTCCAGAAAGTTTAATAATTGGTTTACCAGCTAAAGCTGTTAGAAGCTTGTCGCAAGAACAGATAAAATCCATTAAAGACAACGCCCTTAGATATGTGGAGCTTTCTAAGAAACACTCTGATGAAAAAAATTCAATCATGAAATAAAATCCCGAAATTTAATAAAATGAATCATCAATTCAAATCAATTAAATAAATTTATAATATTCAATTTTTATATTTTATTTAACAATAAACTCTCGAAGAGATTATGATCAATTTTAAAATTAATTTTATTAGAATAGAATTGTTACCTGAGTTAAAAATTATTGATATCTGATTAACTTTAAAAAATTAATCCTCAATTTAAAATTAAGAATGAAAAATTTAGAATAAATACACTAATAGTGATTTTCATGGTCAAAGTACGTAAAATTATCAATGAACTGGACCCTTATGTTCCTGGAAGGTCTATTAATGAAATTGCAGCAGAATACAACCTTAAAAAGGAAGATATTATAAAATTAGGATCCAATGAAAACCCCATGGGACCATCTCCAAAGGCCATGGTGGCTGTAGAATCAGAAATCAGTAAAATCAGTCAGTATCCAGAATCCGGCCTGGGTGATCTTAAAGAAGAAATAGCTCGCTATTCCCGAGTTTCACCCGAGCAGGTGATAATTGGCGGAGATGGTGCTGATGAAATCATAGAAATGCTGGGAAAAACTTTCATAGACCTTGGATGTGAATTTATAGTAGCTTTACCATCTTATATGTACTATGAATACACTTTACAGAATTATGAGGCCGTTCCAGTTTATGCTCGCTGGGATGTTGAAGAAAATAAACTGGATGTGCAATCCGTACTGGATGTTATCAGTGAAAAGACTCGATTAATATTTTTATGCACCCCCAACAATCCTACCGGCGGTTTAATTGATAAAAAAGATATAAAAACCATATTAGAAGCTACTGATGCATTGGTTGTGGTTGATGAGGCCTATTTTGAGTTTTCACTTGTAGATAATGTGGATCTTCTGGATGATTATTCCAATTTATTTATTATGCGGACATTTTCCAAAGTTCTGGGCCTGGCCGGTATGAGAATTGGGTACGGACTATCCAACAGCAAAATAATTGAATACATGCATCGGGCCAAACCAGTTTTCAGTTTAACCAAACTTTCCCATGCTGCAGCTCTAGCAACCCTCAAAGACACGGAGTATATTAAAAAATCAACCGAACTTTCTATTGCTAGTAGAGAATTTTTGTATGATGAAATTTCTAAAATAGATAATATACAAATATTTGCATCAAAATCTAATTATCTGTTAATGGATATTAGAAAAACGGGTATGAATGCAGCAGAATTAAGTAAAAAACTATTAAAAAATGGGATTATTGTTAGAGATTGTACTTCCTTTAAAGGGCTTGACGAATATTGGATTAGGGCCAGTGTAGGTACATTAAAACAAGATGCGAAGTTTGTAAAAATTTTAAAAGAATTAGTTTCATCTTAAATTGATTTTAAACTAATGTTAACCCAATTTTTATATTTTAATAATATTATACTCCTGTATTTATTAACACAAGCAACTTAAACCTAGCAATAATAAAAATAAACTCTTTAATCTGAAAATACTAAACATAAAAGAAAACGATGATTAAATGAAAATAGGTGGAACATTCATATCATCCCTGGATTTTCCAGGGCGTATTTCTCTAGTTATTTCTACGGGCGGATGCCCTCTAAGATGCCCCTACTGCCATAATCCTGAATTAATTGATGGTGGAGAAGAAATGAGTATTCCAGAAGTATTAAAACAAATTGAAGATGCCTTGGAATTTATAGAT is a genomic window of Methanobacteriaceae archaeon containing:
- a CDS encoding PKD domain-containing protein encodes the protein NITQNSGTGLTTIGSNTIIQNNNLQNNTGYGIDTNGQNNTLTQNQITNNGAAGIQINGMNNIINNNIIAKNGYSPPYRWNKGGICLISGNQSVINNLIAENTDGITISTSNNTIKQNTFINNNIGLTLSSTNNTVTLNNISNGATGVSISTNENFYNNTIFNCTTGVSLISARISGNTIMNCSTGISLTTPNNKVSKNTITNNAVGVYIGSTNNQVSENEIKGNQEGIRVYRTSNNLISENNITKNVIGLRIVSATKNNIVNNEILNNSLNGCLIESSYSNLLFENTLRFNKNGLSSISSVSLVLNSLILNNLENDISMNNSKADIAYSTYDETKTTFSNNSIITPTWEFYVVVLDKNRNQVENASITIKNNNGTIIGQGITNSHGLFKLDNAAWYNRTENSSQAPYKISVILNGKEYCFENNITQRAVGYPAGPLECLLPVIDPAHATLPDGDGDGDGDGDGDGDGDGDGDGDGDGDGDGDGDGDQYPPIYKEIYQKYVETAKNHIELYVSLPPLDINSQTYVRFGQSVEQPVYITNLGTIDTGQLLIYIKMEQNDQFFNITGVRLISTIKSGNTTEKAYKYLLTQEEMSKMVSKEEPATIALPNIAPGSCIELSVTIQAGPLPADIPPRQVYTKTESLKVSIFGTEDTQVYQSGLEFRQKLNGSEWTPIGKSYKGNTSFYNDLQISNSIKVLTAAISERFPPFKIIELAFDLNESRKNAEFGGQIYNRTIIVNTVYVDEAGRIQPITIRRDLMDNETIPSDLNYEFRYELKYGLDAQIRFAREDSVKITAIGSRDPNNKIGIGGEGDQGFIPYIQTIPYIINFENMENASAPAQKVVILDQLDENFDWRTFKFGNIKIGNQTIPSWQDLVDLRPYQNLIVKINRTIDYETGLVKWEFISIDPDTGLMTTKPLAGFLPPNIIQPEGEGAVRYTIQPKLNLTSGTTLKNKAWIIFDNNDPIETNEVINTIDDEKPTSNVIQLPGNTNQTDFEVSWIGNDNNGSGISKYTIYVSDNNGSYNIWLETNETFATYNGTLGHTYKFFSIAEDNVVNTELAPREPDAMTTIITNLAPMAHLLESYLGEEGSEITFNASTSCDPDGDNLTYRWDFDNDGIWDTEWLTNSIITHKWVDDWMGIVKLEVNDGNLTNSTTTQVTVDNAAPIVNAAENITINEGDTTQFNATYTDPGTLDTHTITWNFGDGTTTTNTLNPTHTYQDNGNYTTTLTITDNNGATTTKTLTITVNNLPPIVNPGTNKTINEGDTTQFNATYTDPGILDTHTITWNFGDGTTTTNTLNPTHTYQDNGNYTTTLTITDNDNATTTKTLKITVNNVLPTVNAGLDQSTIVGNQVNFSGKFTDPGVLDTHTITWNFGDGTTTTGTLNPIHKYSNKGNYTVKLTVTDNSGENSTDTLLVSVKPISVNLVIDPDTINMKSNGKWVTAYITLPSSYSANNIDVNSIKLSYGNKSVSASKYKVKNGILVVKFEKDKIKNLFSNSITNATVSVTGKILSNDQYLEFEGSDDVTIKQNGSCQNIWEKWINFLYSIIFRKCLDDF
- a CDS encoding gamma carbonic anhydrase family protein; translation: MESKKIHPTTKIFPGSHIIGNVKIGQDSSLWYNAVIRGDIESIIIGNFSNVQDNCVVHSSREYSVEVGDYVSIGHGAVVHGCKLGDNVLVGMNATILNGAEIGENSIIGAGAVVTEGKKFPPESLIIGLPAKAVRSLSQEQIKSIKDNALRYVELSKKHSDEKNSIMK
- the hisC gene encoding histidinol-phosphate transaminase, with translation MVKVRKIINELDPYVPGRSINEIAAEYNLKKEDIIKLGSNENPMGPSPKAMVAVESEISKISQYPESGLGDLKEEIARYSRVSPEQVIIGGDGADEIIEMLGKTFIDLGCEFIVALPSYMYYEYTLQNYEAVPVYARWDVEENKLDVQSVLDVISEKTRLIFLCTPNNPTGGLIDKKDIKTILEATDALVVVDEAYFEFSLVDNVDLLDDYSNLFIMRTFSKVLGLAGMRIGYGLSNSKIIEYMHRAKPVFSLTKLSHAAALATLKDTEYIKKSTELSIASREFLYDEISKIDNIQIFASKSNYLLMDIRKTGMNAAELSKKLLKNGIIVRDCTSFKGLDEYWIRASVGTLKQDAKFVKILKELVSS